One window from the genome of Candidatus Methylomirabilota bacterium encodes:
- a CDS encoding P-II family nitrogen regulator, with translation MKKIEAIIKPFKLDEVKEALTGIGVIGMTVSEVRGFGRQKGHTELYRGGEYTVDFLPKIKVEVVVPDNLTDKVAGVLAGAAKTGNIGDGKIFVTPVDTAIRIRTGERDESAL, from the coding sequence ATGAAAAAGATCGAAGCCATCATCAAGCCTTTCAAGCTCGACGAGGTGAAGGAGGCCCTCACGGGGATCGGCGTCATCGGCATGACCGTCTCCGAGGTGCGCGGGTTCGGACGGCAGAAGGGACACACCGAGCTCTACCGGGGTGGCGAGTACACCGTGGACTTCCTGCCGAAGATCAAGGTGGAGGTGGTCGTCCCCGACAATCTCACCGACAAGGTCGCCGGCGTGCTCGCGGGCGCTGCGAAGACCGGGAACATCGGCGACGGCAAGATCTTCGTCACGCCGGTGGACACGGCGATCCGGATCCGGACGGGCGAGCGCGACGAGAGCGCACTGTGA
- a CDS encoding response regulator encodes MRTMLIVDDDPAWRSLYAMEFKPRFRIVEAEDGIEALGVLDRSLPDVIVLDLRLPRLNGLDFLRALERRGLRTPVVVCSGLVSDERGFAVPGVRAAQKTADLRQVRAAVDDALGEAPPAAPTANAAPSGARTQRS; translated from the coding sequence ATGCGCACCATGCTGATCGTCGACGACGATCCCGCCTGGCGGAGCCTCTACGCCATGGAGTTCAAGCCTCGCTTCCGCATCGTGGAAGCCGAGGACGGCATCGAAGCGCTCGGCGTGCTCGATCGCTCCCTGCCTGACGTCATCGTGCTCGACCTCCGTCTGCCACGGCTCAACGGTCTCGACTTCCTCCGCGCGCTCGAGCGCCGCGGCCTGCGCACCCCGGTGGTCGTCTGCTCGGGACTCGTCTCGGACGAGCGCGGATTCGCGGTGCCGGGAGTGCGAGCCGCGCAGAAGACTGCGGACCTCCGCCAGGTGCGGGCCGCGGTGGACGACGCGCTGGGCGAGGCCCCACCGGCCGCTCCTACGGCGAACGCCGCGCCCAGCGGCGCCCGTACCCAGCGATCCTGA
- a CDS encoding sigma-54 dependent transcriptional regulator: MKARILLVDDEPAIADWLRIVLEGEGYDVGVAGDAVSAIGQMTEREFSLALVDLVLPDGDGMALLQQLKSKDPSIEVIIMTGHSSISKAVEATKQGAFYFVAKPFDSAEMITLVAKALERRRLLAETSDLKRKLAEQSGLGELLGSSPSMRRMFDLLESVAGSDANVLIVGESGTGKELAANALHAKSTRAGGPMVKINCAALPKDLIESELFGHVKGAFTGATTDKAGLLEEAHKGSVLLDEITEMPMDLQAKLLRVLEDRQVRRLGGSRTVPVDFRLLCSTNRDPESAVREGKLRQDLYFRINTVTVQMPPLRERGPDIALLAKAFLERFREKHMRPVEGIDPEAYRRLLAYQWPGNVRELEHAVERAVLVARGKEIALSDLPESLRAETGSVTATQPSSGSLEEIERASIVRALESTGWNKQAAAAVLGLRRPTLYSKMRRHGIPQRRA; the protein is encoded by the coding sequence ATGAAGGCGCGTATTCTGCTGGTCGACGACGAGCCTGCGATCGCGGACTGGCTCCGCATCGTCCTCGAGGGCGAGGGGTACGACGTCGGCGTGGCCGGCGACGCCGTCTCGGCCATCGGGCAGATGACGGAGCGCGAATTCTCCCTCGCGCTGGTGGATCTGGTCCTTCCCGACGGCGACGGCATGGCCCTCCTCCAGCAGCTCAAGAGCAAGGACCCGTCCATCGAAGTCATCATCATGACGGGCCACTCGTCGATCTCGAAGGCGGTCGAGGCGACCAAGCAGGGCGCCTTCTACTTCGTGGCCAAGCCCTTCGACAGCGCCGAGATGATCACGCTGGTCGCGAAGGCTCTCGAGCGCCGCCGACTCCTCGCGGAGACGTCCGACCTCAAGCGCAAGCTCGCGGAGCAGTCGGGGCTCGGCGAGCTCCTCGGCAGCTCGCCCTCGATGCGCCGCATGTTCGACCTGCTCGAGTCGGTGGCAGGCTCCGACGCCAATGTCCTCATCGTGGGCGAGAGCGGCACGGGCAAGGAGCTGGCTGCCAACGCGCTCCACGCGAAGAGCACGCGGGCAGGTGGCCCGATGGTCAAGATCAACTGCGCGGCCCTGCCCAAGGACCTCATCGAGTCCGAGCTCTTCGGGCACGTCAAGGGCGCGTTTACCGGCGCCACCACCGACAAGGCCGGCCTCCTGGAGGAAGCCCACAAGGGCTCGGTGCTGCTGGACGAGATCACGGAGATGCCGATGGATCTCCAGGCCAAGCTGCTTCGCGTCTTGGAGGACCGGCAGGTGCGCCGCCTCGGCGGCTCGCGCACGGTGCCCGTGGACTTCCGGCTTCTCTGCTCGACGAACCGCGATCCCGAGAGTGCGGTGCGTGAGGGCAAGCTCCGACAGGACCTCTACTTCCGTATCAACACCGTGACCGTGCAGATGCCGCCGCTCCGCGAGCGCGGACCGGACATCGCGCTGCTCGCCAAGGCCTTCCTGGAGCGCTTCCGCGAGAAGCACATGCGCCCGGTGGAGGGCATCGATCCCGAGGCCTATCGCCGGCTCCTCGCCTATCAGTGGCCCGGCAACGTGCGCGAGCTCGAGCATGCGGTGGAGCGCGCGGTCCTGGTGGCGCGCGGCAAGGAGATCGCGCTGTCCGATCTGCCGGAGTCGCTGCGCGCGGAAACGGGGAGCGTGACCGCGACCCAGCCGTCGTCCGGCTCGCTCGAGGAGATCGAGCGCGCGTCGATCGTGCGCGCCCTCGAGTCCACCGGGTGGAACAAGCAGGCCGCCGCCGCGGTGCTGGGCCTCCGGCGGCCTACGCTCTACTCCAAGATGCGCCGCCACGGCATTCCGCAGCGCCGCGCCTAG